In Pseudomonas fluorescens, the following are encoded in one genomic region:
- a CDS encoding formylglycine-generating enzyme family protein — MKSTLKKFGTLALLAVLGSALPSLAQAYTAPLPGKVFKDCRNCPEMVVLPAGTFTMGTPNDEVGREPDEGPMHEVTFDKPFAMSRYQITAGEWAQYMKETGITLPDGDTRPGRACTNGKPSYPQDPRQPAVCMNFAEVSAYVAWLSMKTGQHYHIVSEAQREYAARAGSKGAFPFPFDPGTEYSIATHANTYGPVDGYSYSSPVGSYPANAFGMYDMHGNVYEWIADCYHPDYVGAPTDGSAWTEPNCDTLRIRGNDWGEAPVFSRSGNRNDIDPQTRGDWIGFRVVRTL, encoded by the coding sequence ATGAAAAGCACCCTGAAAAAATTCGGCACCTTGGCGCTGTTGGCCGTGCTCGGCAGCGCCTTGCCCTCCCTCGCCCAGGCCTACACCGCGCCATTGCCCGGCAAGGTCTTCAAGGATTGCCGTAACTGCCCGGAAATGGTCGTGTTACCCGCCGGCACCTTCACCATGGGCACCCCGAACGACGAGGTCGGCCGCGAGCCTGATGAAGGCCCGATGCATGAGGTGACATTCGACAAACCCTTCGCCATGAGCCGCTACCAGATCACTGCCGGCGAATGGGCCCAATACATGAAGGAAACCGGGATCACCCTGCCCGATGGCGACACCCGCCCCGGCCGGGCATGCACCAATGGCAAACCGAGTTACCCCCAGGACCCGCGCCAGCCGGCGGTGTGCATGAACTTCGCCGAGGTCAGCGCCTACGTCGCCTGGCTGTCGATGAAGACCGGCCAGCACTACCACATCGTCAGCGAGGCCCAACGCGAGTACGCCGCCCGCGCCGGGTCAAAGGGAGCGTTCCCCTTCCCGTTCGACCCCGGCACCGAATACAGCATCGCCACCCACGCCAACACCTACGGCCCGGTCGATGGCTACAGCTACAGTTCGCCGGTCGGCAGCTATCCGGCGAATGCCTTCGGCATGTACGACATGCATGGCAACGTCTACGAGTGGATCGCCGACTGCTACCACCCGGACTACGTCGGTGCGCCCACCGACGGCAGCGCCTGGACCGAACCGAACTGCGACACCCTGCGCATTCGTGGCAACGACTGGGGCGAAGCGCCGGTGTTTTCCCGCTCGGGCAACCGCAATGACATCGACCCGCAAACCCGTGGCGACTGGATCGGTTTCCGTGTCGTGCGCACTCTCTAA
- a CDS encoding efflux transporter outer membrane subunit, translating into MKPPLSVLTLCLLLSACGTPAQRPDSGIQPPAAWQSPHTAGAVHDNQQWWNRFGSPQLGRLIEQARLGSYDLAAAIARVRQAQADTVIAGGSQLPEVKAGVNANRQKLLRGNGYSQLDADSDNDAVDYLTANLVASYEIDFWGGQRASRDSAQFSLQASEFDQATVELTLLSGVANGYAQALSLQEQSRIAELNLANAQSVLKLVQTRFDSGSATALELAQQKSLVAAQQRQLPLVQQQAEEARISLAALLGRPVQALSLGQERFDQLTWPAIDAGVPSQLLSRRPDIARAEAQLAAAQADVTVARAAMLPTVTLTAEIGSGADRADDILRSPFYNLTAGLLAPVFNNGRLGAQRDKATARQEELLETYRGAIINGFADVEKALNSIRGLDEQRGWQSEELSQAQTAFSIAQSRYQAGAEDLLTVLETQRTLYAAQDLNVQLRLSRMQASIALYKALGGGWQVL; encoded by the coding sequence ATGAAGCCGCCACTCAGTGTGTTAACCCTGTGCCTGTTGCTCAGTGCCTGCGGCACTCCGGCCCAGCGTCCCGATAGCGGCATCCAGCCGCCGGCCGCCTGGCAATCGCCGCACACCGCCGGCGCCGTCCATGACAACCAGCAATGGTGGAACCGCTTCGGCAGCCCGCAACTGGGTCGCCTGATCGAACAGGCGCGGCTCGGCAGTTATGACCTGGCCGCGGCCATCGCGAGAGTGCGCCAGGCCCAGGCCGACACGGTGATTGCCGGCGGCTCGCAACTGCCCGAGGTCAAGGCCGGAGTCAACGCCAATCGCCAGAAGCTGCTGCGCGGCAACGGCTACAGTCAGCTCGATGCCGACAGCGATAACGACGCCGTCGACTACCTCACGGCGAACCTGGTTGCCAGCTATGAAATCGATTTCTGGGGTGGCCAACGGGCCAGCCGCGACAGCGCACAATTCAGTCTGCAAGCCAGCGAGTTCGATCAGGCCACGGTGGAGTTGACGTTGCTCAGCGGTGTGGCCAACGGCTACGCGCAAGCCTTGTCGTTGCAGGAGCAGAGCCGCATCGCCGAATTGAATCTGGCCAATGCCCAAAGCGTGTTGAAACTGGTGCAGACCCGTTTCGATTCGGGTTCGGCCACGGCCCTGGAACTGGCACAGCAAAAAAGCCTGGTGGCGGCGCAGCAACGCCAGCTGCCGCTGGTGCAACAACAGGCCGAGGAGGCACGGATCAGTCTCGCCGCCCTGCTCGGCCGCCCGGTTCAGGCGCTGTCGTTGGGTCAGGAACGCTTCGATCAACTGACCTGGCCTGCGATTGACGCCGGGGTACCCAGCCAGTTGCTCAGCCGCCGCCCGGACATTGCCCGGGCCGAGGCGCAACTGGCAGCGGCCCAGGCCGACGTCACCGTCGCCCGGGCCGCGATGCTGCCGACCGTGACCCTCACCGCCGAAATCGGCTCCGGCGCCGACCGGGCCGACGATATCCTGCGCAGCCCCTTCTACAACCTCACCGCCGGGCTGCTCGCACCGGTGTTCAACAACGGCCGCCTCGGCGCCCAGCGCGACAAGGCCACGGCGCGCCAGGAAGAACTGCTGGAGACTTATCGCGGGGCGATCATCAACGGCTTCGCCGACGTCGAAAAAGCCCTCAACAGCATTCGCGGGCTGGATGAACAGCGCGGGTGGCAGAGTGAAGAACTGAGCCAGGCGCAGACCGCGTTCAGTATCGCGCAAAGCCGCTACCAGGCCGGGGCCGAGGATTTGCTGACGGTGCTGGAAACCCAGCGCACGCTGTATGCGGCGCAGGATTTGAACGTGCAGCTGCGGTTGTCGCGGATGCAGGCGAGTATTGCGTTGTACAAGGCGCTTGGGGGTGGGTGGCAGGTTTTGTAA
- the pvdM gene encoding pyoverdine-tailoring dipeptidase-like protein PvdM, whose translation MTKPRSKKALFIGLPLALAISAGAGFAVWDYWFRDNPGYPVKVMKQADQLQERILSFDSHITVPMDFGTAGNEVDKDGEGQFDLVKTGRGRLSGAALTIFGWPEIWNGPNAPHRPTAGFVDEARFEQETRYKIISAMVRDFPNQVAIAYTPDDFRRLHGEGKFAVFISMLNAYPLGNDLNALDKWAARGMRMFGFSYVGNNAWADSSRPLPFFNDSRDALGGLSDIGKQAVHRLNDLGVIIDVSQMSTKALEQVAQLSRTPMVASHSAPRALVDIPRNLSDPEMQLIKSSGGVVQIVGFPTYIRPLSQATQDKLNALRARFDLQPLQGLEMALMPGDPVITVWPEQRFGEYASQLYSILDEEPKATLKDYGDAIDYTVKKIGIDHVGISSDFNDGGGLDGWKDVSEARNVTAELISRGYSDADIAKLWGGNFLRVWDQVQKSSRPVVQN comes from the coding sequence ATGACAAAACCACGTTCGAAAAAGGCTCTTTTCATCGGCCTGCCGCTGGCCCTGGCGATCAGCGCGGGGGCAGGCTTCGCGGTCTGGGACTATTGGTTCAGGGACAACCCCGGCTACCCGGTCAAGGTGATGAAACAGGCCGATCAGTTGCAGGAGCGCATCCTCTCGTTCGACAGCCACATCACCGTACCCATGGACTTCGGCACCGCCGGTAACGAAGTCGACAAGGACGGCGAAGGCCAGTTCGACCTGGTCAAGACCGGGCGCGGGCGCCTGTCCGGTGCAGCCCTGACGATTTTCGGCTGGCCGGAAATCTGGAACGGTCCCAACGCCCCCCATCGCCCTACTGCCGGTTTCGTCGACGAGGCCCGCTTTGAGCAGGAAACCCGCTACAAGATCATCAGCGCCATGGTCCGCGACTTCCCCAACCAGGTGGCCATCGCCTACACCCCCGACGACTTCCGCCGCCTGCACGGCGAAGGCAAGTTCGCGGTGTTCATCAGCATGCTCAACGCCTACCCGCTGGGCAATGACCTCAACGCCCTGGACAAGTGGGCCGCGCGCGGCATGCGCATGTTCGGCTTCAGCTACGTGGGCAACAACGCCTGGGCCGACTCGTCGCGGCCGCTGCCGTTCTTCAACGATTCCCGGGATGCCCTGGGCGGGCTGTCGGACATCGGCAAGCAAGCGGTGCATCGCCTCAACGACCTGGGCGTGATCATCGATGTGTCGCAGATGTCGACCAAGGCCCTGGAGCAAGTCGCGCAACTGAGCCGCACGCCGATGGTCGCCTCCCACTCGGCACCGCGCGCCCTGGTGGACATCCCGCGCAACCTCAGCGACCCGGAAATGCAACTGATCAAGAGCAGCGGCGGCGTGGTGCAGATTGTCGGCTTCCCCACCTACATCCGCCCGCTGAGCCAGGCTACCCAGGACAAGCTCAACGCCCTGCGCGCCCGCTTCGACCTGCAACCGCTACAAGGCCTGGAGATGGCCCTGATGCCCGGCGACCCGGTGATCACCGTCTGGCCCGAACAGCGCTTCGGCGAGTACGCCAGCCAGCTCTATTCGATCCTCGACGAAGAACCCAAGGCCACCCTCAAGGACTACGGCGATGCAATCGACTACACAGTGAAAAAAATCGGCATCGACCACGTCGGCATCAGTTCCGACTTCAACGACGGCGGCGGCCTGGACGGCTGGAAAGACGTCAGCGAGGCCCGCAACGTGACCGCCGAACTGATCAGCCGCGGCTACAGCGACGCCGACATCGCCAAGCTCTGGGGCGGCAACTTCCTGCGGGTCTGGGACCAGGTGCAGAAGTCCTCCCGGCCTGTCGTTCAAAACTGA
- a CDS encoding PvdJ/PvdD/PvdP-like protein, with translation MTISRRWFLAGLALTGAAVPAVYYGHRELTRPDPTITPGEASFEVADVAGQRLADTLRGVWQIRFEGRDAGIEGLPLEGLEVFLDIGHKGRGFSGYLDTAERLRSTEEPRYRVLGDLSGANPKQLGWRLLGANGCCDYEFDMTLDEVWAGFGNAGSGSLSGRVLDLNRPLMLTAQDNRFIAVKRVFPEARERAGLNPTLLAWLVSPEHRLFHQLWHASRDKWHKLSEDQRGALRGLGWQPGPRDRERDARGERKDRNGSGVDFFFMHRHMLGTARSMQHLPSWTHFPLPQPELARDRLGFARYFDNHDGTALPPTWLAEDDDEYTQWVSDIKTGETYHSNFQVWESRYRDPRYLSTLTLGQFGSEVELGLHDWLHMRWASVPRDPSNGQPVPFARDPADFSARWFAPENDFLGDPFSSHVSPVFWHFHGWIDDRLEDWFRAHERFHPGQVSRLQVNGVQWFAPGRWVEINDPWLGPITHGCSTTPGLQAGKSVEMDPETMKLALRITFGEDEKKLAGLFRKVPQRPWYARNLKAKQSQA, from the coding sequence ATGACGATTTCTCGACGATGGTTTCTCGCGGGTCTGGCGCTGACCGGTGCCGCCGTGCCTGCGGTGTATTACGGGCATCGCGAACTGACCAGGCCGGACCCGACGATCACCCCCGGCGAAGCCTCGTTCGAGGTGGCGGATGTTGCCGGCCAACGCTTGGCGGATACCTTGCGCGGGGTCTGGCAGATTCGTTTCGAAGGTCGTGACGCCGGCATCGAAGGCTTGCCGCTCGAAGGCCTGGAGGTGTTCCTCGACATCGGCCACAAGGGGCGCGGCTTCAGTGGTTATCTCGACACCGCCGAGCGCTTGCGCTCCACCGAAGAGCCCCGTTACCGGGTGCTCGGCGATCTGTCCGGGGCCAACCCGAAGCAGCTGGGTTGGCGACTGCTGGGCGCCAACGGCTGTTGCGATTACGAATTCGACATGACCCTGGACGAGGTCTGGGCAGGATTCGGTAACGCCGGCAGTGGCAGCCTCAGTGGGCGGGTGCTGGATCTGAATCGGCCACTGATGCTGACGGCCCAGGACAATCGATTCATTGCCGTCAAACGGGTATTCCCTGAAGCCCGCGAGCGCGCCGGCCTCAATCCGACCCTGCTCGCCTGGCTGGTATCACCGGAGCACCGATTGTTCCACCAGCTCTGGCATGCCTCACGGGACAAGTGGCACAAGCTGTCCGAAGACCAGCGCGGCGCCTTGCGCGGGCTCGGCTGGCAGCCTGGCCCTCGGGACAGGGAGCGCGATGCCCGTGGCGAGCGCAAGGATCGCAACGGCTCGGGCGTGGACTTTTTCTTCATGCACCGGCACATGCTCGGCACCGCGCGCTCGATGCAGCACCTGCCGTCCTGGACGCACTTCCCGTTGCCGCAACCGGAGCTGGCGCGGGACCGGCTCGGCTTTGCGCGTTACTTCGACAATCACGACGGCACTGCGCTGCCGCCGACCTGGCTGGCCGAGGACGATGACGAGTACACGCAATGGGTCAGTGACATCAAGACCGGCGAGACGTACCACAGCAATTTCCAGGTATGGGAATCCCGCTACCGCGACCCGCGTTACCTGTCGACGCTGACCCTCGGCCAGTTCGGCTCGGAGGTCGAGCTGGGCCTGCACGACTGGCTGCACATGCGCTGGGCGTCGGTGCCGCGAGATCCGTCCAACGGTCAGCCGGTGCCGTTCGCCCGGGATCCGGCGGACTTTTCCGCACGCTGGTTTGCACCGGAAAACGACTTTCTCGGCGACCCGTTTTCTTCCCATGTGAGCCCGGTGTTCTGGCATTTCCACGGCTGGATCGATGATCGCCTGGAAGACTGGTTCCGCGCCCACGAGCGTTTTCATCCGGGGCAGGTCAGTCGGCTGCAGGTCAACGGCGTGCAATGGTTCGCGCCAGGGCGCTGGGTCGAGATCAATGACCCCTGGCTCGGGCCGATCACCCATGGCTGTAGCACCACGCCGGGATTGCAGGCGGGCAAGTCAGTGGAAATGGACCCGGAAACCATGAAGCTTGCGCTGCGCATTACCTTTGGCGAGGACGAGAAAAAACTGGCGGGGCTGTTCCGCAAAGTGCCGCAGCGGCCGTGGTATGCGCGCAATCTGAAGGCTAAGCAGAGCCAGGCTTGA
- a CDS encoding MacB family efflux pump subunit, which translates to MHTPLIDLSDIRKAYGGGDAPEVHVLRGIDLSIHAGEFVAIVGASGSGKSTLMNILGCLDRPTSGEYRFAGENVAALDSDELAWLRREAFGFVFQGYHLIPSGSAQENVEMPAIYAGLPAAERHARAAALLDRLGLASRTGNRPHQLSGGQQQRVSIARALMNGGHIILADEPTGALDSHSGGEVMTLLDELASQGHVVILITHDREVAARAKRIIEIRDGEIISDSARDNPAAQNSANPGALQAVDLRRRLSEGAEATGAWKGELVDAVHAAWRVMWINKFRTALTLLGIIIGVASVVVMLAVGEGSKRQVMAQMGAFGSNIIYLSGSAPNPRTPMGIVTLDEVAAIASLPQVMRIMPVNGQEAGVRFGNLDHLSYVGGNDTNFPAIFNWPVVEGSYFTHADEQNAAAVAVIGHKVRTKLLKDVANPIGQYILIENVPFQVVGVLAEKGASSGDSDSDDRIAIPYSAASVRLFGTHNPEYIAIAATDARKVKETEKAIEQLMLRLHDGKHDFELTNNAAMIQAEARTQNTLSLMLGSIAAISLLVGGIGVMNIMLMTVRERTREIGIRMATGARQRDILRQFLTEAVMLSVVGGLTGIALALIVGGVLIFSEVAVAFSLIAVLGAFGCALVTGVVFGYMPARKAARLDPVTALTSE; encoded by the coding sequence ATGCACACGCCCCTGATCGACCTTTCGGACATCCGCAAAGCCTACGGCGGTGGCGACGCGCCTGAAGTCCACGTGCTGCGTGGCATCGACCTGTCGATCCATGCCGGGGAGTTCGTGGCGATCGTCGGCGCTTCCGGCTCCGGCAAATCGACGCTGATGAACATCCTCGGCTGCCTCGACCGCCCGACCTCGGGCGAATACCGCTTCGCCGGGGAAAACGTCGCGGCGCTGGACAGTGACGAACTGGCCTGGCTGCGGCGTGAAGCCTTCGGGTTTGTGTTCCAGGGCTACCACCTGATTCCATCCGGTTCGGCCCAGGAAAACGTTGAGATGCCGGCGATCTACGCAGGCTTACCCGCCGCCGAACGCCACGCCCGCGCCGCCGCCCTGCTCGACCGCCTCGGCCTGGCGTCGCGCACCGGCAACCGCCCCCATCAACTCTCCGGTGGGCAACAGCAACGGGTGTCGATTGCCCGCGCGTTGATGAATGGCGGCCACATCATCTTGGCCGACGAACCCACCGGCGCCCTCGACAGCCACAGCGGCGGCGAGGTCATGACCCTGCTCGACGAACTGGCGAGCCAGGGCCACGTGGTGATCCTCATCACGCACGACCGCGAAGTGGCGGCCAGGGCCAAACGCATCATCGAAATTCGCGACGGCGAGATCATCAGCGACAGCGCCCGGGACAATCCCGCCGCGCAAAACTCGGCCAATCCCGGCGCCCTGCAAGCCGTCGATTTGCGCAGGCGCCTGAGCGAAGGCGCCGAAGCCACCGGCGCCTGGAAAGGCGAATTGGTCGATGCCGTGCACGCGGCGTGGCGAGTGATGTGGATCAACAAGTTCCGCACCGCACTGACCCTGCTCGGGATCATCATAGGCGTGGCTTCGGTGGTGGTGATGCTGGCCGTCGGCGAAGGCAGCAAGCGCCAGGTGATGGCGCAGATGGGCGCGTTCGGTTCCAACATCATCTACCTCAGCGGTTCGGCGCCCAACCCGCGCACACCCATGGGCATCGTCACCCTCGATGAGGTCGCCGCGATTGCCAGCTTGCCCCAGGTGATGCGGATCATGCCGGTCAACGGCCAGGAGGCCGGGGTGCGCTTTGGCAACCTCGATCACTTGAGCTACGTCGGTGGCAACGACACCAACTTCCCGGCCATTTTCAATTGGCCGGTGGTCGAAGGCAGCTACTTCACCCACGCCGATGAACAGAACGCCGCGGCGGTCGCGGTGATCGGGCACAAGGTGCGGACCAAACTGCTCAAGGACGTGGCCAACCCGATCGGCCAGTACATCCTGATCGAAAACGTACCCTTCCAGGTGGTCGGCGTGCTCGCGGAAAAAGGCGCCAGCTCCGGCGACTCCGACAGCGACGACCGCATCGCCATCCCCTACTCCGCCGCCAGCGTTCGGCTGTTCGGCACCCACAATCCCGAGTACATCGCCATCGCCGCCACCGATGCGCGCAAGGTCAAGGAAACCGAAAAAGCCATCGAGCAACTGATGCTGCGCCTGCACGACGGCAAGCACGATTTCGAACTGACCAACAACGCGGCGATGATCCAGGCCGAGGCGCGCACGCAAAACACCCTGTCGCTGATGCTCGGCTCGATTGCGGCGATTTCGCTGCTGGTGGGCGGGATCGGCGTGATGAACATCATGCTCATGACCGTGCGCGAGCGGACTCGCGAGATCGGTATCCGCATGGCCACCGGTGCCCGCCAGCGCGACATCCTGCGCCAGTTCCTCACCGAAGCGGTGATGCTCTCGGTGGTGGGCGGCCTCACCGGGATCGCCCTGGCACTGATCGTCGGTGGCGTGCTGATTTTCAGCGAAGTCGCTGTCGCGTTCTCCCTGATAGCGGTGCTGGGCGCCTTCGGCTGCGCCCTGGTCACCGGTGTCGTTTTCGGCTACATGCCGGCCCGCAAGGCTGCCCGACTCGACCCGGTCACAGCCCTTACCAGTGAATGA
- a CDS encoding sigma-70 family RNA polymerase sigma factor — translation MLENYYRELVCFLNARLGNRQVAEDVVHDAYLRVLERSSDTPIEQPRAFLYRTALNLVIDDHRRNTLRQAEPLDVLDNEERYFTPSPQNVLDHGQRLDMLQRALAELPRLCRESFLLRKIEGLSHPQIAEQLGISRAMVEKHIVNAMKHCRIRMRQWDAQ, via the coding sequence ATGTTGGAAAACTACTATCGCGAACTGGTGTGTTTCCTGAACGCCAGGCTGGGCAACCGTCAGGTGGCCGAAGATGTGGTGCATGACGCTTATCTGCGGGTCCTGGAGCGCTCCAGTGATACGCCGATCGAGCAGCCCCGGGCATTCCTTTATCGCACCGCCCTCAACCTGGTTATCGATGACCATCGACGCAACACCCTGCGTCAGGCCGAACCTCTGGACGTGCTCGATAATGAGGAGCGCTATTTCACTCCTTCGCCGCAAAACGTGCTTGATCATGGCCAGCGCCTGGACATGCTCCAGCGGGCCTTGGCGGAGTTGCCGAGGCTGTGCCGCGAGAGTTTCCTGCTGCGCAAGATCGAAGGCCTGTCCCATCCGCAGATTGCCGAACAACTGGGCATTTCCCGGGCAATGGTCGAGAAGCACATAGTCAATGCCATGAAGCATTGCCGTATACGCATGCGACAGTGGGACGCCCAGTGA
- a CDS encoding aminotransferase class V-fold PLP-dependent enzyme, with translation MTNRRSFLKQAGILAAGIPLASAVSLPARAASPAPLPKDKWDQLRQLFTQDPNYLHFANFLVTSHPLPVREAIEMHRANLDRNPGLAMDWHRGETERREEEVRVWAGRYLKAKPSQIALTGSTTEGLAMIYAGIHVRPDQEILTSEHEHYAANSVFEYRTQKDGTQVRKIKLFEDPYKVSTAEVLAAIERNIRPETRVLGMTWVHSGSGVKLPIGEIGKLVEEKNRGRADKDRILYVIDGVHGFGVENVDFPDMHCDFFIAGTHKWMFGPRGTGIICARSDELKDVTPTIPTFSEATQFSTVMTYGGYHSFEHRWALTEAFKLHLELGKAEVATRIHDINSYLKKRLQAHPSAELVTPLSPEYSAGFTFFRIKNRDCEEVANYLMDQRVVCDAVDRDVGPIIRVSPGLLNTQAHIDRLMELLANQV, from the coding sequence ATGACCAACCGTCGTTCATTCCTCAAGCAGGCCGGCATCCTCGCGGCCGGCATCCCCCTGGCCTCCGCCGTGAGCCTGCCAGCACGGGCCGCCAGCCCCGCACCACTGCCCAAGGACAAATGGGACCAGTTGCGCCAGCTCTTCACCCAAGACCCGAACTACCTGCACTTCGCCAACTTCCTGGTGACCTCGCACCCGCTGCCTGTACGTGAAGCCATCGAGATGCACCGCGCCAATCTCGATCGCAACCCGGGCCTGGCCATGGACTGGCATCGCGGCGAAACCGAACGCCGCGAAGAAGAGGTGCGGGTGTGGGCCGGCCGTTACCTGAAGGCCAAGCCGTCGCAGATCGCCCTGACCGGCAGCACCACCGAAGGCCTGGCGATGATCTACGCCGGCATCCACGTGCGCCCGGACCAGGAAATCCTCACCAGCGAACACGAGCACTACGCCGCCAACAGCGTGTTCGAATACCGTACCCAGAAGGACGGCACCCAGGTTCGCAAGATCAAATTGTTCGAAGACCCGTACAAGGTTTCGACCGCCGAAGTGCTGGCCGCGATTGAACGCAACATCCGCCCCGAAACCCGCGTGCTGGGCATGACCTGGGTGCATTCCGGCAGCGGCGTGAAGCTGCCCATCGGCGAGATCGGCAAACTGGTGGAGGAGAAAAACCGTGGCCGCGCCGACAAGGACCGCATCCTCTACGTGATCGATGGCGTACACGGCTTCGGCGTGGAAAACGTCGACTTCCCGGACATGCACTGCGACTTCTTCATTGCCGGCACCCACAAATGGATGTTCGGCCCACGGGGTACCGGGATCATCTGCGCCCGCTCCGACGAGCTCAAGGACGTGACCCCGACCATCCCGACCTTCTCCGAAGCGACTCAGTTCTCCACCGTGATGACCTACGGTGGCTACCACTCGTTCGAACACCGCTGGGCGCTGACCGAAGCCTTCAAATTGCATCTGGAGCTGGGCAAGGCCGAGGTCGCGACACGCATCCACGACATCAACAGCTACCTGAAAAAACGCTTGCAGGCACACCCGTCGGCGGAACTGGTCACACCGTTGTCGCCGGAGTATTCCGCCGGCTTCACCTTCTTCCGCATCAAGAACCGGGACTGCGAGGAAGTCGCCAATTACCTGATGGATCAGCGTGTGGTGTGTGATGCCGTGGACCGTGATGTCGGGCCGATCATTCGAGTGTCGCCGGGGTTGCTCAATACCCAAGCGCACATCGACCGCCTGATGGAACTGCTGGCCAACCAGGTCTGA
- a CDS encoding efflux RND transporter periplasmic adaptor subunit: MKRSRQTRRALLAALCLIPVVAVAAWQFIPPGRDGFATVQVSRADIESSVTALGTLQPRRYVDVGAQASGQIHKIHVEVGDVVKEGQLLVEIDPSTQQAKLDAGRFSVENLKAQLQEQRAQHDLARQKYQRQQNLAAGGATREEDVQTAQAELRATQARVDMFQAQIRQAEASLRSDQAELGYTRIYAPMAGTVVALDAREGQTLNAQQQTPLILRIAKLSPMTVWAEVSEADIGHVKPGMHAWFTTLSGGSRRWTSTVRQILPVPPKPLDQTSQGGGSPASASKSGSARVVLYTVLLDVDNADNALMAEMTTQVFFVANQAQNVLTAPIAALQAGTQTDRQTAQVVASNGSIEQRNVRTGISDRLRVQILDGLQEGDHLLIGPVDGSGG; encoded by the coding sequence ATGAAACGCTCCCGACAGACCCGACGCGCCCTGCTTGCAGCACTTTGTCTGATCCCCGTGGTTGCCGTCGCCGCCTGGCAGTTCATCCCGCCGGGCCGCGACGGGTTCGCCACCGTCCAGGTCAGCCGCGCCGACATTGAAAGCAGCGTCACGGCATTGGGCACCTTGCAACCGCGGCGTTATGTCGACGTCGGCGCCCAGGCGTCCGGGCAGATCCACAAGATCCACGTGGAGGTCGGCGACGTGGTCAAGGAGGGCCAGTTGCTGGTGGAAATCGACCCGTCCACGCAACAGGCCAAACTCGATGCCGGGCGCTTCTCCGTCGAAAATCTCAAGGCGCAGCTGCAGGAACAGCGGGCGCAGCACGACCTGGCCCGGCAGAAATACCAGCGTCAACAGAACCTTGCCGCCGGCGGCGCCACCCGTGAAGAAGACGTGCAGACCGCCCAGGCCGAACTCCGCGCCACCCAGGCACGGGTCGACATGTTCCAGGCGCAGATCCGCCAGGCCGAAGCCAGCCTGCGCAGCGACCAGGCGGAGCTCGGCTACACGCGGATTTATGCGCCGATGGCCGGCACCGTGGTCGCGCTGGATGCTCGCGAAGGCCAGACCCTCAATGCCCAGCAGCAAACGCCGCTGATCCTGCGCATCGCCAAGCTGTCGCCGATGACCGTGTGGGCCGAGGTCTCGGAGGCCGACATCGGCCACGTCAAACCCGGCATGCACGCCTGGTTCACCACCCTGAGCGGTGGCAGCCGGCGCTGGACCAGCACCGTGCGGCAAATCCTCCCCGTCCCGCCCAAGCCACTGGACCAGACCAGCCAGGGCGGCGGCAGCCCCGCCAGCGCCAGCAAAAGCGGGAGTGCCCGCGTGGTGCTGTACACCGTGTTGCTGGACGTCGACAACGCCGACAACGCCTTGATGGCGGAAATGACCACCCAGGTATTTTTCGTCGCCAATCAGGCGCAGAACGTACTCACCGCACCCATCGCCGCCCTGCAGGCCGGCACGCAGACAGACCGGCAGACCGCGCAAGTGGTCGCCAGCAATGGCAGCATCGAGCAGCGCAATGTGCGCACCGGTATCAGCGACCGCCTGCGGGTGCAGATCCTCGACGGCCTGCAAGAAGGCGATCACCTGCTGATCGGCCCGGTCGACGGGAGTGGCGGCTGA